In Herbaspirillum sp. WKF16, one genomic interval encodes:
- a CDS encoding P-II family nitrogen regulator, protein MKQVTAVIKPFKLDEVRESLAEVGVTGLTVTEVKGFGRQKGHTELYRGAEYVVDFLPKVKIEVVVDDKVVEQAVDAIIKAARTGKIGDGKIFVQEVEQVIRIRTGETGADAV, encoded by the coding sequence ATGAAACAAGTGACCGCAGTCATCAAACCGTTCAAGCTGGATGAGGTTCGGGAGTCCCTGGCGGAAGTCGGCGTCACCGGCCTGACGGTCACCGAGGTCAAGGGCTTCGGCCGCCAGAAGGGGCACACCGAGCTCTACCGCGGCGCCGAATATGTGGTTGATTTCCTGCCCAAGGTGAAGATCGAGGTGGTGGTGGACGACAAGGTGGTGGAGCAGGCGGTGGACGCCATCATCAAGGCCGCGCGCACCGGCAAGATCGGCGACGGCAAGATCTTCGTGCAGGAAGTCGAGCAGGTGATCCGCATCCGCACCGGCGAAACCGGCGCCGACGCGGTCTGA
- the adh gene encoding aldehyde dehydrogenase, whose protein sequence is MNLADISKLGVKDPFKQRYDNFIGGKFVPPVKGEYFENISPVIGRAFCEVARSSAEDIELALDAAHAAKKAWGKTSPTDRANMLLKIADRMEANLELLATAETLDNGKPIRETMAADIPLAIDHFRYFAAAIRTQEGGISAIDNDTYAYHFHEPLGVVGQIIPWNFPILMAVWKLAPALAAGNCVVLKPAEQTPASIMVLLELIADLVPPGVLNVVQGFGVEAGKPLASNKRIAKIAFTGETTTGRLIMQYASQNLIPVTLELGGKSPNIFFADVMEKDDEFFDKALEGFAMFALNQGEVCTCPSRVLVQESIYERFIERALKRVAAIRQGNPLDKGTMIGAQASQEQLEKILSYIDIGKQEGAKVLAGGGREELGGDLGGGYYVKPTVFEGNNKMRIFQEEIFGPVVSVTTFKDEEEALAIANDTLYGLGAGLWTRDGTRAFRMGREIQAGRVWTNCYHLYPAHAAFGGYKQSGIGRENHKMMLDHYQQTKNLLVSYSPKALGFF, encoded by the coding sequence ATGAATCTGGCAGACATCAGCAAGCTCGGCGTGAAGGATCCCTTCAAGCAACGCTACGACAATTTCATCGGCGGCAAATTCGTGCCGCCGGTCAAGGGCGAATACTTCGAGAACATCAGCCCGGTGATCGGCCGCGCCTTCTGCGAAGTGGCGCGCTCCTCGGCCGAAGACATCGAACTGGCGCTGGACGCCGCCCACGCCGCCAAGAAGGCCTGGGGCAAGACCTCGCCCACCGATCGCGCCAACATGCTGCTCAAGATCGCCGATCGCATGGAGGCCAACCTGGAGCTGCTGGCCACCGCCGAGACACTGGACAACGGCAAGCCCATCCGTGAAACCATGGCCGCCGACATCCCCCTGGCGATCGACCATTTCCGTTACTTCGCCGCCGCCATCCGTACCCAGGAAGGCGGCATCTCGGCCATCGACAACGACACCTACGCCTACCACTTCCACGAACCGCTGGGCGTGGTCGGCCAGATCATCCCGTGGAACTTCCCGATCCTGATGGCGGTGTGGAAGCTGGCGCCGGCGCTGGCCGCCGGCAACTGCGTGGTGCTGAAGCCGGCCGAGCAGACCCCGGCATCGATCATGGTGCTGCTGGAGCTGATCGCCGACCTGGTGCCGCCGGGCGTGCTCAACGTGGTGCAGGGCTTCGGCGTGGAAGCAGGCAAGCCGCTGGCCTCCAACAAGCGCATCGCCAAGATCGCCTTCACCGGCGAGACCACCACCGGCCGCCTGATCATGCAGTACGCCTCGCAGAACCTGATCCCGGTGACGCTGGAGTTGGGCGGCAAGTCGCCCAACATCTTCTTCGCCGATGTGATGGAGAAAGACGACGAATTCTTCGACAAGGCGCTGGAAGGATTCGCCATGTTCGCGTTGAACCAGGGCGAGGTCTGCACCTGCCCCTCGCGCGTGCTGGTGCAGGAATCGATCTACGAGCGCTTCATCGAGCGCGCCTTGAAGCGCGTGGCCGCCATCAGGCAGGGCAACCCGCTCGACAAGGGCACCATGATCGGCGCCCAGGCCTCGCAGGAGCAACTGGAGAAGATCCTCTCGTATATCGACATCGGCAAGCAGGAGGGCGCCAAGGTGCTGGCCGGCGGCGGCCGCGAGGAGCTGGGCGGCGACCTGGGCGGCGGCTATTACGTCAAGCCCACGGTCTTCGAGGGCAACAACAAGATGCGCATCTTCCAGGAAGAGATCTTCGGCCCGGTGGTCTCGGTCACCACCTTCAAGGACGAGGAAGAGGCGCTGGCCATCGCCAACGACACGTTGTACGGCCTGGGCGCCGGGCTGTGGACGCGCGACGGCACGCGCGCCTTCCGCATGGGGCGCGAGATCCAGGCCGGCCGCGTGTGGACCAACTGCTACCACCTGTACCCGGCGCATGCCGCGTTCGGTGGCTACAAGCAATCCGGCATCGGCCGCGAGAATCACAAGATGATGCTCGACCACTACCAGCAAACCAAGAACCTGCTGGTGAGCTACAGCCCCAAGGCGCTCGGGTTCTTCTGA
- a CDS encoding DUF779 domain-containing protein — MNAPQRVVATEATLALLRQLKGRHGDLIFFQSGGCCDGSAPMCYQAGEFQLGDTDVHLGEIDGVPFYMGADQFEYWKHTQLIIDVVNGNGGMFSLENGSGKRFLTRSRLFSDDEYEALPQTAPH; from the coding sequence ATGAATGCACCGCAACGGGTGGTCGCCACCGAGGCGACGCTGGCGCTGCTGCGCCAGTTGAAGGGCCGCCACGGCGACCTGATCTTTTTCCAGTCGGGCGGCTGTTGCGACGGCAGCGCGCCGATGTGCTACCAGGCCGGCGAATTCCAGCTGGGCGACACCGACGTGCATTTGGGTGAGATCGACGGCGTGCCGTTCTACATGGGCGCCGACCAGTTCGAGTATTGGAAGCACACCCAACTGATCATCGACGTGGTCAACGGCAACGGCGGCATGTTCTCGCTGGAGAACGGCAGCGGCAAGCGCTTCCTGACGCGCTCGCGGTTGTTCTCCGACGACGAGTACGAGGCGCTGCCGCAGACGGCGCCGCACTGA
- a CDS encoding sigma-54-dependent Fis family transcriptional regulator: protein MQYRENRPGGAGAALSHGPVVQAAADGALDLHVIERSHQRSSSYGLTRAQRPDLSTLSRADLALALQSSQALSSHAKPVMETLYDQIRNTHSMVILSDAEGTIVHTLGDSDFLAKADRVALGAGGRWSEQLRGTNAIGTALFEQKPTIVHAQEHYLDANRFLTCSAAPIFDHRGQVLGVLDVSGECGGFHKHTLALVRMSAQMIENQLLAGSFPDCITLHFHSRPEFVGTLVEGIATFAPGGRFLAANRSALFQLGLPLAALQSHTFGSLFGAPVSALFEHYRKAAPGLMALHLHSGIQIHARAEMRLREQHFQNARDAVAAAPPTPLPATPRAAPGGDALQALDTGDDAMRAVIAKLRKVIGRDIPILITGETGTGKEWLAQAIHRDGAHGAGAPFVALNCSAIPENLIEAELFGYEDGAFTGARRKGAQGKIAQAQGGTLFLDEIGDMPLALQGRLLRVLQERAVTPLGSGRVIPVDFSLVCATNQPLREMAARHAFREDLYYRINGLQVKLPALRERSDLARLAALMLAREGGPGAPPFDLPASQLLLAHPWPGNLRQLANLVRTALAMAAGEDSIGLRHLPDDFLEEAGAPPAPLDAAPAVSLQDSEWSAIEHALRAHGGNVSAAARALGVSRNTIYRRLRLRA from the coding sequence ATGCAATACCGGGAAAACCGGCCAGGCGGCGCCGGCGCGGCGCTGTCCCATGGCCCCGTGGTGCAGGCGGCGGCCGACGGCGCGCTCGACCTGCACGTCATCGAACGTTCGCACCAGCGCAGCTCCTCCTACGGCCTCACGCGCGCCCAGCGCCCCGACCTGTCCACGCTCTCGCGCGCGGACCTGGCGCTGGCGCTGCAATCGAGCCAGGCGCTCTCCAGCCATGCCAAGCCGGTCATGGAGACGCTCTACGACCAGATCCGCAATACCCACAGCATGGTGATCCTGTCGGACGCCGAGGGCACCATCGTCCACACGCTGGGCGACAGCGACTTCCTGGCCAAGGCCGACCGCGTGGCGCTGGGCGCAGGCGGCCGCTGGTCGGAACAGCTGCGCGGCACCAACGCCATCGGCACGGCGCTGTTCGAGCAGAAGCCCACCATCGTGCACGCGCAGGAGCACTACCTCGACGCCAACCGCTTCCTGACCTGTTCGGCCGCGCCCATCTTCGACCATCGCGGCCAGGTGCTGGGCGTGCTAGACGTCTCGGGCGAATGCGGCGGCTTCCACAAGCACACCCTGGCGCTGGTGCGCATGTCGGCGCAGATGATCGAGAACCAGCTGCTGGCCGGCAGCTTCCCCGATTGCATCACCCTGCACTTCCACAGCCGCCCGGAATTCGTCGGCACGCTGGTCGAGGGCATCGCTACCTTCGCGCCGGGCGGGCGCTTCCTGGCGGCCAACCGCAGCGCGCTGTTCCAGCTCGGCCTGCCGCTGGCGGCGCTGCAGTCGCATACCTTCGGCTCGCTGTTCGGCGCGCCGGTCTCGGCGCTGTTCGAGCACTACCGCAAGGCCGCGCCAGGCCTGATGGCGCTCCATCTGCACAGCGGCATCCAGATCCATGCGCGCGCCGAGATGCGGCTGCGCGAGCAGCATTTCCAGAACGCGCGCGACGCCGTAGCCGCCGCGCCGCCCACTCCGCTCCCGGCGACGCCACGCGCGGCGCCCGGCGGCGACGCCCTGCAGGCGCTCGATACCGGAGACGACGCCATGCGCGCCGTCATCGCCAAGCTGCGCAAGGTGATCGGCCGCGACATTCCCATCCTCATCACCGGCGAGACCGGCACCGGCAAGGAGTGGCTGGCCCAGGCCATTCACCGTGACGGCGCGCATGGCGCGGGCGCACCGTTTGTCGCGCTCAATTGTTCGGCGATCCCTGAAAACCTGATCGAGGCCGAGCTGTTCGGCTATGAGGATGGCGCCTTCACCGGCGCGCGGCGCAAGGGCGCGCAGGGCAAGATCGCGCAGGCCCAGGGCGGCACGCTGTTTCTGGATGAGATCGGCGACATGCCGCTGGCGCTGCAGGGCCGCTTGCTGCGCGTGCTGCAGGAGCGCGCGGTGACGCCCTTGGGCAGTGGCCGCGTGATCCCGGTGGATTTCTCGCTGGTGTGCGCCACCAACCAGCCGCTGCGCGAGATGGCCGCGCGCCACGCCTTCCGCGAAGACCTCTACTACCGCATCAACGGCCTGCAAGTGAAATTGCCGGCGCTGCGCGAACGCAGCGACCTGGCCCGCCTGGCCGCGCTGATGCTGGCGCGCGAAGGCGGCCCCGGGGCGCCGCCGTTCGACCTGCCGGCCAGCCAGTTGCTGCTGGCGCATCCGTGGCCGGGCAACCTGCGCCAGCTGGCCAACCTGGTGCGCACCGCGCTGGCCATGGCCGCGGGCGAAGACAGCATCGGCCTGCGCCACCTGCCCGACGATTTCCTGGAAGAAGCCGGCGCCCCGCCCGCGCCCCTGGATGCCGCGCCCGCCGTCTCATTGCAGGACAGCGAATGGAGCGCCATCGAACACGCGTTGCGCGCGCACGGCGGCAACGTCAGCGCCGCCGCCCGCGCGCTGGGCGTGTCGCGCAACACCATCTACCGCAGGCTGCGGCTGCGCGCCTGA
- a CDS encoding PA0069 family radical SAM protein, translated as MSSSSRFPRFPEGIAAPFPKQPKPPSDDDATLTTETYIHRQQAPLKGRGAVTNLRGRYDSVSREEFDDGWQALRFAPSAPSEGEDAAAPEAEEPARLKTIVTEETAKSILSRNRSPDLPFSVSLNPYRGCEHGCVYCFARPSHSYLGLSPGLDFESRLVAKTNAPELLLRELAKPSYEPDTITVGINTDAYQPIERELRITRRVLQILHDCGNPVALITKSALIERDIDLLAAMAAKRQAIAAVTITTLDPAVARTLEPRAASPARRLRVIRTLAEAGIPVSVSIAPVIPFVTEPDLERVMEAAIDAGAGQAGYIVLRLPWEVSPLFRQWLQAHFPERAARVMNRIQDMRGGKDYDADFATRMRGAGVWADLLQQRFEKASQRLGISHRNRAFATLDASQFRRPLLAPAPREQRQRNAGQLDLF; from the coding sequence ATGTCCAGCTCATCGCGTTTCCCCAGGTTTCCAGAAGGCATCGCCGCGCCTTTCCCCAAGCAGCCCAAGCCGCCTTCGGACGACGACGCCACGCTCACGACCGAGACCTACATCCATCGCCAGCAGGCCCCCCTCAAGGGCCGCGGCGCCGTCACCAACCTGCGCGGACGCTACGATTCGGTCAGCCGCGAGGAGTTCGACGACGGCTGGCAGGCGCTGCGGTTCGCGCCGTCCGCGCCGTCCGAAGGCGAGGACGCCGCGGCGCCGGAAGCGGAAGAGCCTGCCAGGCTCAAGACCATCGTCACCGAGGAAACCGCCAAGTCCATCCTCAGCCGCAACCGCTCGCCGGACCTGCCGTTCTCGGTCTCGCTCAATCCCTACCGGGGCTGCGAGCACGGCTGCGTCTACTGCTTCGCGCGGCCTTCGCACAGCTATCTCGGCCTGTCGCCGGGGCTGGATTTCGAAAGCCGCCTGGTGGCCAAGACCAATGCCCCGGAACTGCTGCTGCGCGAGCTGGCCAAGCCGTCCTATGAACCGGACACGATCACGGTGGGCATCAACACCGACGCCTACCAGCCCATCGAGCGCGAGCTGCGGATTACGCGCCGCGTGCTGCAGATCCTGCACGACTGCGGCAACCCGGTAGCCTTGATCACCAAGTCCGCGCTGATCGAGCGCGACATCGACCTGCTGGCGGCAATGGCGGCGAAGCGCCAGGCCATCGCCGCCGTCACCATCACCACGCTCGACCCGGCCGTCGCACGCACGCTGGAGCCGCGCGCGGCCAGCCCGGCGCGCCGCCTGCGCGTCATCAGGACGCTGGCCGAGGCCGGCATCCCGGTCAGCGTGTCGATTGCACCGGTGATTCCCTTTGTCACCGAGCCCGATCTCGAACGCGTGATGGAGGCGGCGATCGACGCCGGCGCGGGGCAGGCCGGCTACATCGTGTTGCGCCTGCCATGGGAGGTCAGCCCGCTGTTCCGGCAGTGGCTGCAGGCGCATTTCCCCGAGCGCGCCGCGCGCGTGATGAACCGCATCCAGGACATGCGCGGCGGCAAGGACTACGACGCCGATTTCGCCACCCGCATGCGCGGCGCCGGCGTCTGGGCCGACCTGCTGCAGCAGCGCTTCGAGAAGGCCAGCCAGCGCCTGGGCATCAGCCACCGCAACCGCGCCTTCGCCACGCTCGACGCCAGCCAGTTCCGGCGGCCGCTGCTGGCGCCGGCGCCGCGCGAGCAGCGGCAGCGCAACGCGGGGCAGCTGGACCTGTTCTGA
- a CDS encoding TSUP family transporter: MNFYLALAAFGLLSGCAISLLRTGSGTVVVPLMYCSLTALYPAGSALHRMAMHVAVGTSACVLAITAAAACRPYLSARRISLRKCWPLCLYAATGALAGALAALACSPFRLRLLYVLYLSALIADCALRFDRMEKTGPAHGILPPSVPRRLPLLLNACAVLAAGSLSAGAGVGGGAMTVPLMRRGGHDAECASALSQLLAASAALAACAVYLAAAGLRGAEAGAWHVGHVDLSAAALLAVAALAGMRLARPLAGSMPERMRVGAYMGLLLLVLFKMTV; encoded by the coding sequence ATGAACTTCTACCTCGCCCTCGCCGCCTTCGGCCTGCTGTCCGGCTGCGCCATTTCGCTGCTGCGCACCGGCAGCGGCACGGTGGTGGTGCCGCTGATGTATTGCAGCCTGACGGCGCTGTATCCCGCAGGCAGCGCCCTGCACCGCATGGCCATGCACGTCGCGGTCGGCACCTCGGCCTGCGTGCTGGCCATCACCGCCGCCGCAGCCTGCCGGCCTTATCTGAGCGCGCGACGGATCTCCCTGCGCAAGTGCTGGCCGCTGTGCCTGTATGCCGCCACCGGCGCGCTGGCCGGCGCGCTGGCGGCGCTCGCCTGCTCGCCGTTCCGGCTGCGGCTGCTGTACGTGCTGTACCTGTCGGCGCTGATTGCCGATTGCGCGCTGCGCTTCGATCGCATGGAGAAAACCGGCCCCGCGCATGGCATCCTGCCGCCCTCCGTGCCGCGCCGCCTGCCGCTCTTGCTCAATGCCTGCGCGGTGCTGGCCGCGGGCTCGCTGTCGGCCGGCGCCGGTGTGGGCGGCGGCGCCATGACCGTGCCGCTGATGCGGCGCGGCGGCCATGACGCCGAGTGCGCCTCGGCGTTGTCCCAACTGCTGGCGGCCAGCGCGGCGCTGGCGGCCTGCGCGGTCTACCTCGCCGCCGCCGGCCTGCGCGGCGCGGAAGCGGGCGCATGGCATGTCGGCCACGTCGACCTCAGCGCGGCCGCCTTGCTGGCCGTTGCCGCGCTGGCCGGCATGCGCCTGGCGAGGCCCCTGGCCGGGAGCATGCCGGAGCGCATGCGCGTCGGCGCCTACATGGGCCTGTTGCTGCTGGTCCTGTTCAAGATGACCGTTTGA
- a CDS encoding AraC family transcriptional regulator, translating into MTDRIPLPIDRIDAVPRAVVAAGAAYADGTLLPWHSHRRAQLLYGASGLMQVATGDGAWVVPQQHAVWIPAGKVHRSRMLLGVTTRSAYIEPHASPRAGDACQVLEVSPLLRQLLIESAQMNQHYPEDGRDGTLMRLLLHEIGRARELPMHIPLPRDAALAELCRGFMLAPGIQSRPGDWARRLHMSERTFGRRFREQTGMGFQEWRQRACVVLAVSRLAAGEAVTRIALDFGYERPAAFSTMFRKLAGYPPSAHAGSRSGKGLGTPASA; encoded by the coding sequence ATGACAGACCGGATCCCATTGCCCATCGATCGCATCGACGCCGTGCCGCGCGCCGTGGTCGCCGCCGGCGCCGCGTACGCCGACGGCACGCTGCTGCCCTGGCACAGCCACCGGCGCGCGCAGCTGCTGTACGGCGCCAGCGGCCTGATGCAGGTGGCCACCGGGGACGGCGCCTGGGTGGTGCCGCAACAGCACGCGGTATGGATCCCGGCCGGCAAGGTCCATCGCAGCAGGATGCTGCTGGGCGTGACCACGCGCAGCGCCTACATCGAGCCGCATGCGTCGCCGCGCGCGGGGGACGCCTGCCAGGTGCTGGAGGTGAGCCCCTTGCTGCGCCAGCTGCTGATCGAGTCGGCGCAGATGAACCAGCATTATCCCGAGGACGGTCGCGACGGCACGCTGATGCGCCTGCTGCTGCACGAGATCGGCCGCGCGCGCGAACTGCCCATGCATATCCCGTTGCCGCGCGACGCAGCGCTGGCCGAACTGTGCCGCGGCTTCATGCTGGCGCCGGGAATACAGTCGCGCCCGGGCGACTGGGCGCGCCGGCTGCACATGAGCGAACGCACCTTCGGGCGGCGTTTTCGCGAGCAGACGGGGATGGGATTCCAGGAATGGCGCCAGCGCGCCTGCGTGGTGCTGGCGGTATCGCGCCTGGCGGCGGGGGAGGCGGTGACGCGCATCGCGCTGGATTTCGGCTACGAGCGTCCGGCGGCGTTTTCGACGATGTTCAGGAAACTGGCCGGCTATCCGCCATCGGCGCATGCCGGCAGCCGCTCGGGCAAGGGCCTGGGGACGCCGGCCTCAGCCTGA
- a CDS encoding Smr/MutS family protein, producing MATIKDFSALKGLRKDLQAQEKARAEAEAERLRNEARQRAEADIFRSSIGQVAPLRAKAIDKALHLPEQPLPIARHHLADEQAALLESLSDEFTVDTLMDSDENLSFARPGVGPDVLSKLRRGNWVIQAQLDLHGYRRDQAREALGEFLRQSRKRGIRCVRVIHGKGLGSVNKEPVLKHKVRNWLAQKDEVMAFCQARAADGGAGALVVLLKSSERASG from the coding sequence ATGGCAACGATCAAGGATTTTTCCGCACTCAAGGGGCTGCGCAAGGATTTGCAGGCGCAGGAAAAGGCGCGCGCCGAAGCCGAGGCTGAACGCCTGCGCAACGAAGCGCGGCAACGGGCCGAGGCCGACATCTTCCGCAGCAGCATCGGCCAGGTCGCGCCGCTGCGCGCCAAGGCCATCGACAAGGCCCTCCACCTCCCCGAACAGCCCCTGCCCATCGCCCGCCACCACCTGGCCGACGAGCAGGCCGCGCTGCTGGAATCGCTGTCCGACGAATTCACCGTCGACACGCTCATGGACAGCGACGAGAACCTCAGCTTCGCCCGTCCCGGCGTCGGTCCCGACGTGCTCTCCAAACTGCGCCGCGGCAACTGGGTGATCCAGGCCCAGCTCGACTTGCACGGCTACCGGCGCGACCAGGCGCGCGAGGCGCTGGGCGAGTTCCTGCGCCAATCGCGCAAGCGCGGCATCCGCTGCGTGCGCGTGATCCACGGCAAGGGACTGGGTTCGGTCAACAAGGAGCCGGTGCTCAAGCACAAGGTGCGCAACTGGCTGGCGCAAAAGGATGAGGTGATGGCCTTCTGCCAGGCGCGCGCGGCCGACGGCGGCGCCGGCGCGCTGGTGGTGCTGCTCAAGTCCAGCGAACGCGCCTCAGGCTGA
- a CDS encoding I78 family peptidase inhibitor gives MPRSRTTTNVLLCLLALGGVLAACSAAREPGQAGAAPGDCDASRVDHLIGENVSGYIERLAMRESGAQDVRVLKPDSIATMDFNARRLNIHTDPGKVIIKLSCG, from the coding sequence GTGCCCCGCTCCCGCACCACCACCAATGTGCTGCTTTGCCTGCTCGCCCTGGGCGGCGTGCTGGCCGCATGCAGCGCCGCCCGCGAACCGGGCCAGGCCGGCGCCGCGCCCGGCGACTGCGACGCCTCCCGGGTCGACCACCTGATCGGCGAAAACGTCAGCGGCTACATCGAGCGCCTGGCCATGCGGGAGTCCGGCGCCCAGGACGTGCGGGTGCTCAAGCCCGACTCCATCGCCACCATGGACTTCAACGCCAGGCGGCTGAACATCCACACCGATCCCGGCAAGGTCATCATCAAGCTGAGCTGCGGCTGA
- the trxB gene encoding thioredoxin-disulfide reductase, translating into MSTPKHAKVLILGSGPAGYSAAVYAARANLNPVLITGVEQGGQLMTTTDVENWPGDPLGVQGPELMQRLLQHAERFKTEIIFDHIHTTKLSERPFRLIGDSGEYTADALIIATGASAQYLGLPSEQAFMGRGVSACATCDGFFYRGREVAVVGGGNTAVEEALYLSNIASKVTIIHRRDKFRAEPILIDRLLHKVTEGKIAIQWHNTLDEVIGDDSGVTGIRIKSTQDGAITEIPVHGLFIAIGHKPNTSIFEGQLNMQNGYLKTRAGTEGFATATSIDGVFAAGDVQDHIYRQAITSAGTGCMAALDAQRYLEGLE; encoded by the coding sequence ATGAGCACGCCCAAACACGCCAAGGTCCTGATTCTCGGTTCCGGCCCCGCCGGCTACAGCGCCGCGGTCTACGCCGCCCGCGCCAACCTGAACCCGGTGCTGATCACCGGCGTCGAGCAAGGCGGCCAGCTGATGACCACCACCGACGTCGAGAACTGGCCGGGCGATCCGCTGGGCGTGCAAGGCCCGGAACTGATGCAGCGCCTGCTGCAGCACGCCGAGCGTTTCAAGACCGAGATCATCTTCGACCACATCCACACCACCAAGCTGTCGGAGCGCCCGTTCCGCCTGATCGGCGACAGCGGCGAATACACCGCCGACGCCCTGATCATCGCCACCGGCGCCTCGGCCCAGTACCTGGGCCTGCCGTCGGAACAGGCCTTCATGGGCCGCGGCGTGTCGGCCTGCGCCACCTGCGACGGCTTCTTCTATCGCGGCCGCGAAGTGGCCGTGGTGGGCGGCGGCAACACCGCCGTCGAGGAAGCCCTGTATCTCTCCAACATCGCCAGCAAGGTCACGATCATCCACCGCCGCGACAAGTTCCGCGCCGAGCCGATCCTGATCGACCGCCTGCTGCACAAGGTCACCGAGGGCAAGATCGCCATCCAGTGGCACAACACCCTGGATGAGGTGATCGGCGACGACAGCGGCGTGACCGGCATCCGGATCAAGTCGACCCAGGACGGCGCCATCACCGAGATCCCGGTGCACGGCCTGTTCATCGCCATCGGCCACAAGCCCAACACCAGCATCTTCGAGGGCCAGCTGAACATGCAGAACGGCTACCTCAAGACCCGCGCCGGGACCGAAGGTTTCGCCACCGCCACCAGCATCGACGGCGTGTTCGCCGCCGGCGACGTGCAGGATCACATCTATCGGCAGGCCATCACCAGCGCCGGCACCGGCTGCATGGCCGCGCTCGACGCCCAGCGTTACCTGGAAGGCCTGGAATAA